The genome window TATGTAAGATTCTGTAGAAATCCAAATTCCTACCgtcaatatataatatttatggtattatatataatagaaaaccaaatattgcttttatattgtattatattgatgATGGGAATTTGATTTCTtacagaagttttttttatattctatagTATAATAGTAATATTTGGGCACATCATCAGAAGGAATGAAAAATTTCACgaaagaacatttattaatgcagaGTCTGTTTGAAATATACGCAGAGTTATAATTAATTGAATGCACCTCCTAAACCATGAATAAAACAGagcataaataaatggattaatggTGGAATTAAGGTACAACATGATTAACACTTTATGAATAGTTTCTGTCTGTAGTTCAGTAACATTGcctaataaactgtaaataaaatatggaagtAAACACACCAGAAACACAGAGACTAAAATGCCAAGgactttagctgcttttctctcagatttcatcgagtgtgaggtgattttctgtgttttaggctgtgtgtgattattaagctctctgatagcagtggcatgtttcttagcaatcacaaaaactcgAGTATACAATATGATTATGACAGAGAgtggaaatataaatgaatatacaaGATCAATTACAGACCAAACCtcattcagaaaaagaaaacattctccaGGACACATTACAAAACTTGTGAAGGTTCCATTGAAATAATAGAATGCTGtgttatacaccacacacacaagcaagtTAGAATAAATCACAATACACATAGTCCTACTAGAGACTGTGTTTGTGTAGAGAAATGGGTTTGAGAGAGCCAAATACCGATCCACAGCGATCAGAGCAATATTGTAGATGGATAAGACTGTGAGGAAACCGTCAATTAACCAAAAAATGGTGCAGAAACCTCTCCCAAATATCCAGCACGACTCGATTGTCCAGCTTAACATCAGCGGCATTACAAAAGCGCCAATGAGGAAATCcgacacagccagagagagcacgagcatgtttgttggtgtgtgaagctgcttgaagtgaaaaacagagatgatgatgag of Pangasianodon hypophthalmus isolate fPanHyp1 chromosome 30, fPanHyp1.pri, whole genome shotgun sequence contains these proteins:
- the LOC117596518 gene encoding trace amine-associated receptor 13c-like is translated as MNLTEFNQSDRCEHFSCPERSVSPAVYILLYVCSAAVVLLTVCGNLLIIISVFHFKQLHTPTNMLVLSLAVSDFLIGAFVMPLMLSWTIESCWIFGRGFCTIFWLIDGFLTVLSIYNIALIAVDRYLALSNPFLYTNTVSSRTMCIVIYSNLLVCVVYNTAFYYFNGTFTSFVMCPGECFLFLNEVWSVIDLVYSFIFPLSVIIILYTRVFVIAKKHATAIRELNNHTQPKTQKITSHSMKSERKAAKVLGILVSVFLVCLLPYFIYSLLGNVTELQTETIHKVLIMLYLNSTINPFIYALFYSWFRRCIQLIITLRIFQTDSALINVLS